Sequence from the Paenibacillus riograndensis SBR5 genome:
ACGGCATTGAAGACTTCGGATATGGGAAAGGGTATATTTTCGTCTCCGAGGAGCTGGGCCGTATGCTCAACCTGCTCAGTGATGTCGTGGATGCCGGTATCCATGTTGTGCTGATTGCTCACGCTCAGATTGTGAAATTTGAGCAGCCGGACGAAATGGGCGCCTATGATCGTTATCAGCTCAAGCTTGGCCAAAAGACAGCAAGCCGGACGGCGCCACTGGTCAAGGAATGGGCCGATATGGTTCTATTCATCAATTATAAGACGTTCTCCATTGCCACGGACAAGGAAGGCAAGAAGAACAAGGCCCAGGGCGGCGTGCGCACCGTCTACGCCACGCACCACCCCGCGTGGGATGCGAAAAACCGCCATGGGCTGCCGGATGAGTTTCCACTGGATTATGGCCATATCGCTCATATCTTCAATACTCCGGCACCAACGACTAACCCATCACAACAACAGCAGGCATCAGTAACACCGCCGCAACAGTCAGCGCAAACAGTAAATCAAACAGGAAATATTCCAAATAATATTCCAGCTCCCGTAAACACTGCACCACCGACACCTAGCCTGAACTCAAATATCCCGCCGGCGCTGCGGGAACTGATGACCCTGCACCAGGTGACGGAATCGGAGATACAGCAGGCTGTTTTTCAACGCAACTATTACCCGGTAGATACGCCAATCGCCAACTATGACCCCGGGTT
This genomic interval carries:
- a CDS encoding ATP-binding protein, coding for MQVITGKVQKAKKVVIYGPEGVGKSSLAAQFPRPIFIDTEGSTTEMDVARLPKPSSWEMLKQQVKWVWQGGQYGTLIIDTIDWAEMLCVESVCSTHQKNGIEDFGYGKGYIFVSEELGRMLNLLSDVVDAGIHVVLIAHAQIVKFEQPDEMGAYDRYQLKLGQKTASRTAPLVKEWADMVLFINYKTFSIATDKEGKKNKAQGGVRTVYATHHPAWDAKNRHGLPDEFPLDYGHIAHIFNTPAPTTNPSQQQQASVTPPQQSAQTVNQTGNIPNNIPAPVNTAPPTPSLNSNIPPALRELMTLHQVTESEIQQAVFQRNYYPVDTPIANYDPGFVEGVLVAAWSSVLGMIQNNRKAVPFN